From the genome of Gemmatimonadaceae bacterium:
GCGCGCGCCAAGGCGTACGCCATCGGCATGCACGCCATCCGCGAGCAGAGCGGGGCGTCGGTGCTCGGCGAGCTGCTCGACGCATGGATGTTCGGCCGCTCGCTGGCCGAGCTCGACGAGCACGACGCGCGCGTGCGCGCGGTGACGGCCGCCGAGATGCAGCAGCTCGCCCGGCGATATCTGGATGAGGGCCGGCGCGTCGAAGCCGTGGTGGCCGGCGGGTCCGGCTCCGCCTAACTGCCCCCGCGCTGCAGCTGCGCGGCGGCGCGGCGCAGCACCGCGGCCGCGGGACGCAGCCGCCCCGCCGCCGTGCGCAGTCCGATCGGCACCCGATAATCGGACGCCTGATACGCAATCAATCCCTTGATCGCCGCGCGGCTTGTCGCCCAGGCAAGTGCGCCCCACAACGCGCGCGCCTGACTCTCCTCGCCGTGCGCCAGCGGGAACGCGCCGGCCTCCAGCACCCACACCGGTTTCGAGGACCGCGACGCGCGCAGCCACGAGTCGGCGACGCGCATGCGCGCGTCGAGATTCGCCGCGCCGCCTAACCCGGGATAGAGCGACAGCGCCGTGCCGTCTACCGGCGACGCACGCGATGCGCTCCACGCGTAGAGCGCGCTGTCGTCGGCGCTGAATCCCCCGACGTGCGACAGCACCTGCACTTTCGCGCTGTCCGCGCTGCTGTCGGCCTGCGCCGCCACGGCCGCCGCGCGCAGGTACGCTTCCCACGAGGCGACCGGCATGCGACCCAGCGCGCGCGCGGCCGTTCCGTTAGGATCGACCACCGGCACCACGAAGTCGGGGTGCAGCCGGCGCGCAATGCGCTCCACGTCGGCCACGCGGTCCCGCAGATACGCCTCGCGCTCGGCCGGCGGCACGCGGTGCTCATCGGACAAGTCGAGTGCCGCGATCACGCGCCGCGATCCGCGCACATCCTCCAACACATGCTCCACGCTGTCCAGCGTCTCGGCGCTCGCGCCTTTGGGCGTGAAGTACACGGCAAGCGCTCCCGCGCCGATCGAATCCGCAAGGCCGAGATCGTTGGTCAGCGACAACGGGGTCGGCGGATTGGAGAGCGACGGGAACACCTTCAACCCAACGACAAAGTCGCTGTCCGGGTGCTCCTGCAATCGCTCGCGCGCATATCGATCGTAACTGCGCACGGCGCGCGCGGCGCCGGGGATCTGTGTGACGATGAGCAGCAGCCAGCCAGCCGCGATCACCGCCATGACGCCGCGTACGAACATGCGGCCATCCGGCCGTCCCGGCGTGACGGGCGCGAAGATCGGCAAATAGAGGAACCAGGGCATGACGAGCGCCAGCGACTGCGCGGAGACCGCGACCGCGGACCGGTCGGCGGCGAGGAGCGTCAGCAGACCGGTGCCCGGCGCCGCCCCCACGAAGTCGAGCCAGCGCGCCAGTGTGACCAGCGTGAGCAGAAAGTCGAACGCGAGGATCGGGATGCCCACAGGCATCGACGCGCGGCGTTTGACCAGGGCGTATGCGCTTTGCGCCGCGGCGAGGGCGACGGTCGCGGGCCAGATCCACGCCACGGAGATGAGCGCCGCGCCGGTGAGCAGCGACGTCGACACCAGCGACACGACCAGCGCCGGCAGCAACAGCAGTCCGCCTAACGCACTGAGGAAGGCGAGCGCCGGCGGAAGGCCCTGGATGCGGGCCGCGCGTCCCGCGATCCACAAGTTCCAGATCAAAACCAACGCGCACAGCACCAGGTGCGCCGTCGCCAGGTGGTGCCATGCGCTGAGCCGGCTCATCCCATTCGGGACGCAGAACGGTGCAGGGCCGTCACGCGCGCCACGTCGGGCTGCGTGCTCAGAACATCGACATCGCGAGCACCGAGCGCAGGTTGTCGTTGGTGGCGCGCAACCGGCCGCTCAACACGCGCACCACCGCCCACAGCACCTTGTACGCAATGTCGCGATGAAAATCCAATAACATCTCGAATTCGGCCCGGCTGATCGTGATCACGCGCGTGCCGCCGTGCGAGATGGCGTCGGTCGAGCGCTCGCTCCGATCGAACACCGCCATCTCGCCGAACATGGCGCCGGGCTTGAGCACGGCTAACGCTTCCTCGCCGGCCCCCGGTATCTGGCGGCTGATCCGCACTTCTCCCTCGATCACGATGAAGAGTCGGTTTCCCGGCTCGCCCTCGCGAAAGATGTAGTCGCCCGATGCATAGGTCTTCTCTTCGCACAACTCCGACACGCGCGCCAGCTCGTCGGTCGAGAGTCCGCTGAAGATCGGCAAAGTGCGCAACACGTCGATCGTGGCCGGCATTGCCTCCCTCGCGCAGTGTGGGCCGCTGCAACCTACACGCGAAGCCGTGCTGCGAAACCCCCGGATCGAACGTTCCGTCGTGTGAACCGCAGTCCTCACCGCCTGGAAGCGATGTCCCACCTGCTCTAAGTTGACTCACCGTGACTTCGTCTCGCGTCCTGACGGTTCCGAATCTCCTGTCGCTCGCACGTCTCCCGCTGGCGGCGGCGTTCCTGCTCGTCGACGGTCGCTCGGCGCGTGTGGCGCTCGTTGGGCTCGCGTCCCTCACCGATTTCCTCGACGGCTGGCTCGCACGCCGCGGACAAACATCGCAACTCGGTGCGTTGCTCGATCCCATCGCCGACAAGACGTTCGTGCTGATCGCGATCTCGGCATTCGTGATCGAGGGAGCGGTGACGGCCGGGGAGTTCGTCATCGTCATTTCGCGTGATCTGGCGACAGCAATCGGATTCATCGTCGCGTATCTGCTGCCCGGCCTCGATCCGCGCGCCTTCAAGGCTCGATGGCCGGGGAAGGTCGTGACCGTGCTGCAGCTCGCTGCGTTGTTTGCACTGTTGCTGTGGCCCTCCGCCTTCCCGGCACTGATACCGCTCCTTGCCGTTGCGTCCGCGGCGGCGATCGCAGACTACACCCTCGTGTTGCACCGCCAGCGCGTTCGGTCGTGAATGCAGGCGCGCATCGCGGCAGCGGCGTTTCTGGTCTGGACGGGAGTGTCGGCGCCCATATCCGCGCAGCGTGCATCAGGACTTCAAGCGGGCGCACGCTTCGACGTCATGGTCTCGACTATCACCGCAGTGCAGGCGGGCGTCGAAATGAGCAAGCCAGCGTCGACCAACGTGCGAGTCGGCCTGACGCTTGCCGGCGGTGAGTCATCGGTGCACGGGCGCACGGGTTTCAGCGCGCGGGCCGATTTGGTCGGACGCTTCCTGCTGGATCCGAATTTTCGAATGCGTTGGGCGCCGTATGCGGGCGGCGGGCTTGGCCTGCGCTACGACAAGATCGGCGATTGGCGCGGGACCATCATCGCGGTCATCGGCGTCGAAGGGCCGAATTGGGGCGGCGTGGTGCCCTTCGCCGAAGGAGGATTTGGCGGCGGTCTTCGGCTCGGCGTCGGGTTCCGGGCGACACGTCGTGTCGGCCGGTAGCCGTCGCGCCGAGCCCAAAGATCAAGCAGCGGAAACCGCGTCTGCGGGTTCGTTGGTCTCGCCTTCGGTTTTCGCTTTTGGAGGCCGGCAGAACCTCGTGCCGAGGGTGCGCAGTTCAGAAAGCTGGCCGTCCGACAATTCTGGGTAGCGGTCCTGCAAGTACGGCATGGTATCGTGGAACCACTCTTCCTGATGCTCCGGAACCGCCTGTATCACGCCACACCGCATGATGTGTTGAAATAATTCGTCGCGTGCCTGTTCGAATGGTGTTGGTGCAGGGGTCTCACGGCGACGATTGCGCTGTTTTGCCATTCAATCCTGTTGGCTGAAGTGAAGGAAATATATTGTGCTCCGCGCGAGGATTGAAGCTCTCGCGCGTCGGATGCCGAATTCATTGGGCTCCCCATACGTTACGTTACGACGCGGCTGACCGTTGGCGATCGAGCAGCTCCAAAACGACATGTGCCAGCGCATCCGGGTTCTCTTCCGGCACGAGCGCGCCGATGCCGTGAAAACGCAACAAGCTGCTTCCGGCGATTGCGGCCTGCAGCCGCTCAGGTAAACCGCTGTCGAGCCAGGGCTGTTCCTCGCCCCAAACGATCGCCACCGGTGCACGAATCAGCGACAGATCGAGCTCTTCGACGTCGTCCGCCTTGAGCGCGCGAGCGATCGTGAGCAGGTGCGTGACACCCTCGGGGCCGACATACGGTGCGAGATACCGTGCCACCAAACGCGCGGGCATCGTTTCCTTTCGAGCCACGCTGTCTTCCAGGACACGTCGCAGCAACGGTGCCGCCCCGAGCACACCGTGCGCCACACGCAGCGCGAAACGCGCCGTGCCGAGCTGCACGGTGCGCACGTCACGCCCCGGACAGTCGCCGAACGCGACACTGTTAACGAGCACCAGACCATCCACACGCGCCGGGTGCCGAAGCGTCAGTCGCTGCACGATGCCACCGCCGACACCGAGCCCAACGAGGGCGGCGCGGGGTACGCGGAGCGCGGCAAGCGCCCGGTCCAGGTACTCTGCCTGCGCGGCGATCGAGTAATTGGCCTCGAGCGGACGGTCCGATTCCCCGTAGCCCAACAGGTCGACGGCGTACGCGGTGTGCCCGGCCGCTGCCAGTAGCGGCCCCACGACGCGCCACACGAAACTCGACGTCGCGAAGCCGTGTACCAGCATCACGGCGCGTCCGCCGTGGCCGTATCGCTCGACGTGCAGAGCGCCGGGGCCGGCGGGCACACGTATCACGTCCGGATCGATGGGACTCCTCTCTTCGGTGGGTGGAGAAGAACGCGCGGGACAAGATATCAGGACCTTGACGGGTCCGCCTGGTACCTCACATCCGGACGCGACGCTAGCTTTCAGCCCTGTCTAAAGCGAGTTCACGGTCATGTCACAGAAAAGCGCCCGCGCACAGCGGTCGAATGTCGTCCGCACGCAGCGGGCGGCCTCACTCAAACCGTTCTATATCGGGCTGGCCGTCGTCGCGGTGGTCGGCATCGCGTTGATTGCACGAACGGCGCAGCATAGTGACGCGTCGCGCCCGTCGATCGCAAACGTTGCCATCACACCGGTAAAGGCCGAAGGCCACCTGCTCGGCAACCCCAACGCGCCGGTGCAGGTGCTCGAGTTTGCCGACTTCGAGTGTCCGCACTGCGCGGAATTCGCGACGATCACCGAACCCGATGTGCGCAAGCGAATCGTGGACGCGGGTCTCGCGAGCTATCGGTACTTCGATTTTCCTATCGGCGAGTTCTCGAACTCCGTTGCGGCGAGCAACGCGGCGGCGTGCGCGGGCGATCAGCATAAGTTCTGGGAGATGCACGACAAACTCTTCCAGGGCCAACCCGACTGGAGCAGCGAGAGCAACCCCAAGAGCGTGTTCGCGACGTACGCGAAGGCGTTGGGCCTGGACATGAGCACCTGGAACTCGTGCTACGACTCGCAGAAGCATCTGCCGGAGATCAAAGCCAACCACGATGAGGGCGTGCGGCGCGGGGTGAACTCGACGCCGACGTTCGTCATCGGCACCAAGCAGATTCCCGGCGCGATTCCGTACGACATGTTCAAGGCGTATGTCGACACGGCGGCGATGGAGGCCAAGGCGGCGTCGCACGCCGACAGCTCGGTGACGAAGCAAGCGAGCGCCACGCCGTGACACGCAGTGCGCGGCTGATCATCGCGCTGCTGGCGCTCGTCGGCGCGCTCATCGCGTTGTATCTCACGTTGTTCAAGGTCGGTGTGATCGGCCAGCTCGTATGCAACGTCGGCTCATGCGAGCGTGTGAACACGTCTCGTTGGGCAATGTTTCTCGGACTGCCGGTTGCCGCTTGGGGGCTGGCGAGCTACGTGGTGCTGCTCGTGCTCGCGCTGGTCTCTCTGCAGCGCGACACGCTCGAGCGACAGGTTGCGTTGTTGCTCGTGGCGCTCTCGGCGTGGAGTGTCCTCTTTTCCGCGTGGCTGACGTCGAAAGAGTTGTTCGTGATCCACGCGATCTGCATTTGGTGTGTCACGTCCGCCACGATCATGGCGCTGATCTTCGTCGCCAGCCTTGCCGAACTGGCACGCGCGCGGCGCGTGGATCGCGAGGAACGTTTCGATGCGCAGAACGCGGCGCCCGCCGCACCGTCTGGGAGCGGGCCAATTCGCGGCTAGCGCCGTCGATGAATCCAGCGGGCCCCTCCGTACGTCATATTTTGACAGGGGCTCGGTTGGTACGATCTCTGCTTGAACGGGAGGTCGAGGGTTCCCGGGCCGCCGCTGATGGCGGCTTCTCCATTCCACCGTCGGAGCATTCCATGCTGGGCACGCTGTTTCCTGAACGCATATTCGCGCGCAAGTTGAACGCAGCGGCCGAGAAGCGGTTGCGGCTGGCGCAGGCGCGCGCTGAGGAGTCGGTGATTCGGGCGCACGTGGACAACGCCATGATGTTCGTGGACACGTTAGCCGAGGATCTGCCGTTCGACCGCGCGATCGAGAGCTATGTGCGCGTGATGGGTATTCCCGAGCCGTTGGCGAGCACGGTAGTGACGCG
Proteins encoded in this window:
- a CDS encoding cyclic nucleotide-binding domain-containing protein produces the protein MPATIDVLRTLPIFSGLSTDELARVSELCEEKTYASGDYIFREGEPGNRLFIVIEGEVRISRQIPGAGEEALAVLKPGAMFGEMAVFDRSERSTDAISHGGTRVITISRAEFEMLLDFHRDIAYKVLWAVVRVLSGRLRATNDNLRSVLAMSMF
- a CDS encoding CDP-alcohol phosphatidyltransferase family protein — encoded protein: MTSSRVLTVPNLLSLARLPLAAAFLLVDGRSARVALVGLASLTDFLDGWLARRGQTSQLGALLDPIADKTFVLIAISAFVIEGAVTAGEFVIVISRDLATAIGFIVAYLLPGLDPRAFKARWPGKVVTVLQLAALFALLLWPSAFPALIPLLAVASAAAIADYTLVLHRQRVRS
- a CDS encoding alpha/beta hydrolase, whose amino-acid sequence is MIRVPAGPGALHVERYGHGGRAVMLVHGFATSSFVWRVVGPLLAAAGHTAYAVDLLGYGESDRPLEANYSIAAQAEYLDRALAALRVPRAALVGLGVGGGIVQRLTLRHPARVDGLVLVNSVAFGDCPGRDVRTVQLGTARFALRVAHGVLGAAPLLRRVLEDSVARKETMPARLVARYLAPYVGPEGVTHLLTIARALKADDVEELDLSLIRAPVAIVWGEEQPWLDSGLPERLQAAIAGSSLLRFHGIGALVPEENPDALAHVVLELLDRQRSAAS
- a CDS encoding thioredoxin domain-containing protein yields the protein MSQKSARAQRSNVVRTQRAASLKPFYIGLAVVAVVGIALIARTAQHSDASRPSIANVAITPVKAEGHLLGNPNAPVQVLEFADFECPHCAEFATITEPDVRKRIVDAGLASYRYFDFPIGEFSNSVAASNAAACAGDQHKFWEMHDKLFQGQPDWSSESNPKSVFATYAKALGLDMSTWNSCYDSQKHLPEIKANHDEGVRRGVNSTPTFVIGTKQIPGAIPYDMFKAYVDTAAMEAKAASHADSSVTKQASATP
- a CDS encoding vitamin K epoxide reductase family protein — translated: MTRSARLIIALLALVGALIALYLTLFKVGVIGQLVCNVGSCERVNTSRWAMFLGLPVAAWGLASYVVLLVLALVSLQRDTLERQVALLLVALSAWSVLFSAWLTSKELFVIHAICIWCVTSATIMALIFVASLAELARARRVDREERFDAQNAAPAAPSGSGPIRG